Proteins encoded together in one Synergistaceae bacterium window:
- the nagA gene encoding N-acetylglucosamine-6-phosphate deacetylase has product MKALAGSRIVAGRSWFDGLALLFDERVIDFVPEAEIPSGAELLDAGGAWIVPGFIDVHVHGGLGSDAMDAEAGSLETIAAGLAAHGVTAFCPTTMTMSSERIEAALDAVKVAKGAVWNGATVLGAHLEGPFISPGRVGAQDGTHVRRPDPGFVRRWSDVLRLVTFAPEEDEAFSLLKALREEGIVPSIGHSQATYEQAMQAFDRGASSVTHLFNGMPPFHHREPGLVGAALDADVFCELIADGVHSHTAVFRLLHKIKGLDRVVLVSDAMRGAGLGDGERDLGGQRVMVRGRRALLADGTIAGSVLTLDVAMKNYACSVGLPLWEAVRLVSANPAKLIGERHRGRLEPGYYADFALLDDDWSVIGTYIGGKEVFNRNAHCNRKGL; this is encoded by the coding sequence ATGAAGGCGCTTGCAGGGAGTAGAATAGTCGCCGGCAGATCCTGGTTTGACGGTCTGGCGCTGCTGTTCGACGAACGAGTGATCGACTTCGTCCCGGAGGCGGAGATCCCGTCCGGGGCGGAGCTGCTGGACGCAGGCGGTGCATGGATCGTCCCCGGCTTCATAGACGTCCACGTCCACGGGGGGCTCGGATCGGACGCGATGGACGCGGAGGCCGGCTCGCTCGAGACCATCGCGGCGGGCCTGGCGGCTCATGGTGTCACGGCCTTCTGCCCCACCACGATGACGATGTCCTCGGAGCGTATCGAGGCCGCTCTCGACGCGGTGAAGGTTGCTAAGGGGGCGGTATGGAACGGCGCGACAGTGCTGGGGGCCCACCTCGAGGGACCGTTCATCAGCCCCGGTCGCGTCGGTGCCCAGGACGGCACCCATGTTCGACGGCCCGATCCGGGGTTCGTCCGGAGGTGGAGCGATGTCCTTCGACTGGTGACATTCGCCCCCGAGGAAGATGAGGCTTTCTCCCTCCTCAAGGCCCTGCGGGAGGAGGGCATAGTTCCATCTATAGGGCATTCGCAGGCGACCTACGAACAGGCCATGCAGGCATTCGACCGGGGAGCGAGCAGCGTGACCCACCTGTTCAACGGCATGCCACCATTCCACCACAGGGAGCCGGGACTGGTGGGAGCGGCCCTCGACGCCGACGTCTTCTGCGAGCTTATCGCCGACGGAGTCCACTCTCACACGGCGGTCTTCCGCCTGTTGCACAAGATAAAGGGCCTTGACAGGGTCGTGCTGGTGTCGGACGCCATGCGCGGCGCAGGGCTGGGCGACGGGGAGCGGGACCTTGGAGGGCAGAGGGTGATGGTGCGAGGAAGGAGGGCGTTGCTGGCGGACGGGACGATCGCCGGAAGCGTGCTGACTCTCGACGTCGCCATGAAGAATTACGCCTGCTCGGTCGGGCTGCCCCTTTGGGAGGCGGTCAGACTCGTTTCGGCCAACCCCGCGAAGCTTATCGGGGAGAGGCACAGGGGCAGGCTAGAGCCCGGCTATTACGCCGACTTCGCGCTGCTCGACGACGACTGGAGCGTTATAGGGACTTATATCGGAGGCAAGGAGGTCTTCAACCGAAATGCGCATTGTAATCGCAAAGGACTATGA
- a CDS encoding PTS transporter subunit EIIC — protein sequence MQMLKGLQKLGKALMLPVAVLPAAALLLRLGADDVLDIPFVMQAGAAIFDNLALLFAVGIAVGVAFDGGGAAALAGAVGYFTLTKAVVTINPDINMGVLAGIISGVTAGLLYNKYHDAKLPDVLGFFGGKRFVPIVASIASIVLALVFGYVWPPVQDAIHRVGEWLLGAGLMGAFTFGTLNRLLLPLGLHHVLNSMVWFVFGEFTNAAGAVVTGDLHRFFAGDPTAGIFMTGFFPIMMFALPAAALAMYTTAKEENKKAVSGILLSVALTSFLTGITEPIEFAFMFLAPVLYVAHSLLSGVALAVCTMLGVHHGFGFSAGAIDYVLNYGLSTKGWMIIPIGLAFAAVYYFLFVAVIRGLNLLTPGREEEAIGATAAAVSKSDLEKLALDYLATLGGADNIEEIGACITRLRLVVRDGKLVQEAKIKALGATGLVRPNSTTLQIVIGTKAELLGDVMKRLMKK from the coding sequence TTGCAGATGCTCAAGGGTCTACAGAAACTAGGCAAGGCTTTAATGCTTCCGGTGGCAGTGCTGCCGGCGGCCGCGCTGCTTCTCAGGCTGGGCGCGGACGACGTTTTGGATATTCCTTTTGTGATGCAGGCGGGGGCGGCGATCTTCGACAATCTTGCGCTGCTGTTCGCGGTCGGCATCGCGGTGGGAGTGGCTTTCGACGGGGGCGGCGCGGCGGCCCTCGCGGGAGCTGTAGGCTATTTCACCCTTACCAAGGCGGTCGTCACGATCAACCCCGATATCAACATGGGGGTGCTGGCGGGGATCATCTCCGGAGTGACGGCGGGTCTGCTCTACAACAAGTACCACGACGCCAAACTGCCGGACGTGCTGGGCTTCTTCGGAGGGAAACGGTTCGTCCCGATAGTGGCCTCCATTGCCAGCATCGTGCTGGCCCTCGTGTTCGGCTACGTCTGGCCGCCCGTTCAGGACGCCATCCACAGGGTAGGCGAATGGCTGCTGGGCGCGGGGCTGATGGGCGCCTTCACCTTCGGCACTCTTAACCGGCTGCTCCTGCCGCTCGGGCTGCACCACGTGCTGAACAGCATGGTCTGGTTCGTGTTCGGCGAGTTCACCAACGCGGCGGGTGCCGTGGTAACAGGCGATCTTCACCGTTTCTTCGCGGGCGACCCGACGGCAGGGATCTTCATGACCGGCTTCTTCCCGATCATGATGTTCGCCCTTCCTGCGGCCGCTCTCGCCATGTACACAACGGCCAAGGAAGAGAACAAGAAGGCCGTGTCCGGGATCCTGCTCAGCGTGGCTCTGACATCCTTCCTGACAGGCATAACCGAGCCGATAGAGTTCGCCTTCATGTTCCTCGCGCCCGTTCTCTACGTGGCCCACTCCCTGCTAAGCGGCGTCGCACTGGCAGTATGCACGATGCTGGGGGTGCACCACGGCTTCGGCTTCTCCGCCGGGGCCATAGACTACGTGCTGAACTACGGACTGTCGACCAAGGGGTGGATGATCATCCCGATTGGTCTTGCCTTCGCGGCCGTCTACTACTTCCTCTTCGTCGCGGTTATCAGGGGCCTCAACCTGCTCACTCCGGGTCGCGAGGAGGAGGCGATCGGCGCCACGGCGGCGGCAGTGTCGAAGTCAGACCTCGAGAAGCTGGCCCTGGACTACCTGGCTACCCTGGGCGGCGCCGACAACATCGAGGAGATAGGCGCGTGCATCACTCGCCTTCGCCTCGTGGTTCGCGACGGCAAGCTGGTCCAGGAGGCAAAGATAAAGGCCCTTGGCGCCACCGGCCTGGTTCGCCCAAACTCCACTACTCTGCAGATCGTCATAGGCACGAAGGCCGAGCTGCTGGGCGACGTCATGAAGAGGCTCATGAAGAAGTAG
- a CDS encoding redoxin domain-containing protein: MGVTVGMKAPDFTAPAFYKGGFTTVKLSQFAGKWVSLCFYPGDFTFV, encoded by the coding sequence ATGGGAGTAACAGTCGGGATGAAGGCGCCTGATTTCACCGCGCCTGCGTTTTACAAGGGTGGTTTCACGACCGTAAAGCTGTCGCAGTTCGCGGGGAAGTGGGTGTCGCTCTGCTTCTACCCGGGCGATTTCACTTTCGTATGA
- a CDS encoding redoxin domain-containing protein, with protein MSAVADRYAEFQALGTEVISMSVDSQFVHKVWNDVELSKMIEAGGVPFHMGSDGGGAIGTIYGVYDAAHGVDVRGRFIIDPDGVIQAMEVLTPPVGRNVDETLRQIQAFQLVRKTGGGEVTPSGWTPGGKVLKPGPELVGNVWKEWTPKDVYKKK; from the coding sequence GTGTCGGCGGTCGCCGACCGTTACGCGGAGTTTCAGGCTCTTGGAACCGAGGTTATATCCATGAGCGTCGACAGCCAGTTCGTCCACAAGGTGTGGAACGACGTGGAGCTCTCCAAGATGATAGAGGCCGGGGGAGTTCCCTTCCACATGGGTTCGGACGGCGGCGGGGCGATAGGGACGATCTACGGGGTGTACGATGCTGCGCACGGAGTGGACGTTCGCGGGCGCTTCATAATCGACCCGGACGGAGTGATCCAGGCGATGGAGGTGCTTACCCCTCCGGTCGGGCGCAACGTGGACGAGACCCTGCGCCAGATCCAGGCGTTCCAGCTTGTGCGCAAGACTGGCGGGGGAGAGGTCACCCCGTCGGGCTGGACTCCGGGAGGAAAGGTTCTCAAGCCGGGGCCGGAGCTTGTCGGCAACGTCTGGAAGGAGTGGACCCCGAAGGACGTCTACAAAAAGAAGTAG
- a CDS encoding right-handed parallel beta-helix repeat-containing protein, with translation MMRSSIGTHKRATLIAPLLAVLLCLFSASAVQAYVYKVKPGGTGDGSSWEKALGERGFIETLEKSGNGHEFWLAAGSYRPYSVPDSSEDQRAKDDDTPEKTPREHSFFLNPGVALFGGFAGNETARSQRDWERNPTILSGVIELPEGTLSNSYSVVVVSDDFGIPSTMDGLTITGGRANDEGDLGCGGGMRINSGYTRITNCHFHDNRGDHGGGLYVKDGAPMIRDTLFSDNEGNFGGGVYVEDSSLSISDCSFANNRARSGGGLLTYCAKEDESAAQTAAPSIEKSAFYGNVALESGGGMANWKSSPVIKDVSFSANRSMIEGGGLFNSECSPRITASTFDSNRSENGGAITSFDSDPVIINCTFYSNSAAANGGAILNDKSSVIIVNSTFTLNRAAVGGGMFNFQCSPVVANSILWRDSSEIRSEGGTMTVSYSIVEGGFGGDGNIDEDPRLGALLNNGGHTDTCLPDPESPAIDSGLAVGTRISGNVAIPATDQRGMARPRGEGVDIGACEYSDEPPGPDPRPGGDGGGGCNALGGGASVLFFLLPLAFGLTGRK, from the coding sequence ATGATGAGGTCGTCGATCGGAACCCATAAACGCGCAACTCTGATAGCGCCGCTTCTGGCAGTCTTGCTCTGCCTATTCTCCGCTTCTGCGGTGCAGGCCTACGTTTACAAAGTCAAACCCGGAGGGACGGGCGATGGCTCCTCCTGGGAGAAGGCACTGGGAGAGCGCGGATTCATCGAGACCCTGGAAAAATCCGGAAACGGGCACGAGTTCTGGCTCGCAGCTGGGAGCTACCGCCCCTACTCGGTTCCCGACTCCTCCGAGGATCAAAGAGCGAAGGACGACGATACGCCCGAAAAGACGCCCAGGGAACACTCTTTCTTCTTGAACCCCGGTGTAGCGCTTTTCGGAGGCTTCGCGGGGAACGAGACGGCGCGCAGCCAACGTGACTGGGAGAGAAACCCCACGATCTTGAGCGGAGTCATCGAACTGCCCGAAGGCACTTTATCCAACAGCTACAGCGTGGTGGTGGTCAGCGACGACTTCGGCATCCCCTCCACAATGGACGGCCTAACCATAACGGGCGGCAGGGCAAACGACGAGGGCGATCTGGGCTGCGGCGGAGGGATGAGGATAAACAGCGGCTACACAAGGATAACGAACTGCCATTTTCATGACAACCGAGGCGATCACGGAGGCGGGCTTTATGTAAAAGACGGCGCCCCGATGATAAGGGACACTCTCTTCTCGGACAACGAGGGGAACTTTGGAGGCGGCGTTTATGTCGAGGACAGCAGCCTTTCGATATCGGACTGCTCCTTCGCTAACAACAGGGCGAGGTCGGGGGGAGGGCTTCTAACCTACTGTGCCAAGGAGGACGAGAGTGCCGCTCAAACCGCTGCCCCGTCCATAGAAAAATCGGCTTTCTACGGAAACGTCGCGCTGGAGTCCGGCGGTGGGATGGCAAACTGGAAGAGCAGCCCCGTGATCAAAGATGTCTCCTTTTCAGCCAACAGGTCCATGATCGAGGGAGGAGGGCTGTTCAATTCGGAGTGTTCTCCCAGGATAACCGCCTCCACATTCGACTCCAACAGATCCGAGAACGGGGGAGCTATCACCAGCTTTGACAGCGACCCGGTCATAATCAACTGCACTTTCTACTCGAACAGCGCCGCTGCAAACGGAGGAGCGATTCTGAACGACAAGAGCAGCGTTATAATCGTCAACTCCACATTTACCCTCAACAGGGCGGCCGTTGGAGGGGGGATGTTCAACTTCCAGTGCAGCCCCGTAGTGGCAAACTCCATACTGTGGAGGGACAGCAGCGAGATTCGCTCCGAGGGCGGGACCATGACCGTCTCCTACAGCATCGTCGAGGGCGGTTTCGGAGGCGACGGCAACATAGACGAGGATCCAAGACTCGGCGCTCTGCTCAACAACGGAGGTCATACAGATACCTGCCTGCCCGACCCCGAGAGCCCCGCCATCGACTCGGGCCTTGCCGTTGGAACAAGGATCTCGGGCAATGTGGCGATCCCGGCCACTGACCAGCGCGGAATGGCGAGGCCCAGGGGAGAAGGCGTCGACATCGGTGCCTGCGAGTACTCCGACGAGCCTCCCGGCCCCGACCCAAGACCCGGAGGGGACGGCGGTGGCGGTTGCAACGCCCTTGGCGGAGGCGCGTCAGTCTTGTTCTTCCTCCTGCCCTTGGCTTTCGGACTGACTGGCAGAAAATAG